From one Nonomuraea polychroma genomic stretch:
- a CDS encoding non-ribosomal peptide synthetase/MFS transporter, which translates to MTRSSLSPAKQALLERRLRARAAKVSVPRRDPGTAPPPSAMQERLWFLEQYAPGTAAYTVPFAARLTGELDENALVRALTELTRRHESLRTSLVTTPDGRPETMIAEEPVVEFRVTADPGEIDGELARPFDLARPPLLRALLVRSAPEETTREHVLLLTMHHAITDGWSCDILFQELLALHAGRELPPVPLQFGDYAHWQRGRTFDDDVGYWVSRLDGVPALELPTDLPRPAEQRWTGAAVDVIVDPALTASIAELGQAHRATPYMTLLAAFQVLLGRFAGQDDFAVGSPVSGRELPELEGVVGPFINTLAMRADLRGDPTFRDLLGRVRDTTLDAFAHQALPFDRLVTELAVERDVSRTPVYQTMFALQNYRGRTLDTSGLGAEPYPIPTVASRFDLALYLFEGGGGLHGQLAYSTALFREDTARRLVGCLETLLRAAVADPGLPISRLPLLGPDERRRVLALGVAEPAPPAGIRLLHEVVAGQDPEAVAVVAGDVSLTYGELGTRADRLARRLRALGAGPGERVAVCLEQSAGLAVAVLGVLKAGAAYLPLDPEHPGERLAYVVSDAGVRIAVTDASSRGRLPDGLVTVGLDEPDGDLDGHEVVPVDVTPDDLAYVIYTSGTTGRPKGVAIQHRQALVYLAGLRERLEIEPGGSYGLLQSLAFDFGVTVFYACLMTGGTLHIIAPRTAGHELAEYVRDAGIDYLKITPSHLAALQADVLPRKLLILGGEAAPRDWAEELAASGRCRVVNHYGPTEATVGVTTYPVEGTGGTTTTLPIGRPLPGARAYVLDEHLEPVPIGVAGELYLGGDRLARGYLDRPALTAERFLPDPYGPAGARMYRTGDLARHLPDGNLEFLGRRDLQVKIRGYRVELAEVESVLGGCPGVTSAIADMRGGLLVAYLVGEPGAENRPEAAEVRTWLAERLPDYMIPARYVWLDQPPPLKSHGKVDRAALPDPAPETTGRFEPPRTAAEQTAAAVWAELLGVPEVGATDDFFELGGHSLLAMRVVARLRQVAPERTVTVLDLFKHRTVRELAALLESAGEGPRRLLHRLTPARTAASTVICAPYGGGSAVIYQPLADALPADWALYSIAVPGHELGEEARPLDEVADGCVQEILDGIEGPVTLYGHCGLGVMLIAEIARRLEDAGREVEAVYLGGVFPFARPRGRLAGLTELMERIRGDQAWIDDLRAAGLDVEDVGRDQLDLMVRNRRRGTRQAERYFTRMFEEAAAPLRAPVIALAGERDPAMEFYQERYREWHVLSEQTALVVLDEAGHFFLKYRAEELAAIVTGTHRAIGGGRADRLARTPRSTWWLEGVSSGDSPASGTSGARRVRPSMGRFTLVAAGQLVSILGSALTEFAVPLWIYTTTGSLVNFALFAVLGLLPGMLVAPLAGAIVDRHDRRVVMLAGDVTAGGVQLILGVLLWTGNLEIWHVYPLLALLSVALTFQRLAYGSAIPQLVPKRFLGHANGVVQLVTGTAQVAVPLVAVGLMAVIGLEGILIIDVLSYGFAIAVLLAVRFPRSMAWRRRETVMAEIAGGWRLTWGNRGFRGMLVFFAVLNVFLSPLFLMISPLVLSFATLRDVGQVSLAGGIGVLAGGLLMAVWGGPRRRRLRGVLLFTLALAVFCVVAGVRADLVLITAGAFGMSLFLTLLNGVYATIIQVKVPQRFHGRVIALNTLVAWSTLPIGFGLVAPYGAAVFDPLMAPDGPLATTAGALLGTGDGRGIGLMYVAFGLAIALIAVCAMRVRVLARFDAEVPDALPDDLVGIQELRRRAGGES; encoded by the coding sequence GTGACCAGGAGCTCCCTTTCACCGGCCAAGCAGGCTCTGCTGGAGCGTCGCCTCCGAGCGCGTGCCGCCAAGGTCAGCGTCCCCCGCCGTGACCCCGGCACCGCGCCGCCGCCCTCGGCCATGCAGGAACGCTTGTGGTTCCTTGAGCAGTACGCCCCCGGCACGGCCGCCTACACCGTGCCGTTCGCCGCCCGGCTGACCGGCGAACTCGACGAGAACGCGCTGGTCAGGGCGCTGACCGAGCTCACGCGGCGGCACGAGAGCCTGCGTACCAGCCTGGTCACCACCCCGGACGGCCGCCCGGAGACGATGATCGCCGAGGAGCCGGTCGTGGAGTTCCGCGTCACCGCCGACCCCGGCGAGATCGACGGGGAGCTGGCCCGGCCGTTCGACCTGGCCCGCCCGCCGCTGCTACGCGCCCTGCTGGTCCGGTCGGCCCCCGAGGAAACCACGCGTGAGCACGTGCTGCTGCTCACCATGCACCACGCGATCACCGACGGCTGGTCGTGCGACATCCTGTTCCAGGAACTGCTGGCATTGCACGCGGGCCGGGAGCTGCCGCCGGTGCCGCTGCAGTTCGGCGACTACGCGCATTGGCAGCGCGGCCGGACCTTCGACGACGACGTGGGCTACTGGGTGTCCCGGCTGGACGGGGTGCCCGCCCTTGAGCTGCCGACCGACCTGCCCCGGCCCGCCGAGCAGCGCTGGACCGGCGCCGCCGTGGACGTCATCGTGGACCCCGCCCTCACCGCGTCGATCGCCGAGCTGGGCCAGGCGCACCGGGCCACGCCCTACATGACACTGCTCGCCGCCTTCCAGGTGCTGCTCGGCCGGTTCGCCGGGCAGGACGACTTCGCGGTGGGGTCGCCGGTGTCCGGGCGGGAGCTGCCCGAGCTGGAAGGGGTCGTCGGGCCGTTCATCAACACCCTGGCCATGCGGGCCGACCTGCGCGGCGACCCCACCTTCCGCGACCTGCTCGGCCGGGTCCGCGACACCACCCTGGACGCCTTCGCGCATCAGGCGCTGCCGTTCGACCGGCTCGTCACCGAGCTGGCCGTGGAGCGGGACGTCAGCCGTACGCCGGTGTACCAGACCATGTTCGCGCTGCAGAACTATCGCGGCCGGACCCTGGACACCTCCGGGCTGGGCGCGGAGCCGTACCCGATTCCCACCGTGGCCAGCCGGTTCGACCTGGCGCTCTATCTCTTCGAGGGCGGCGGCGGGCTGCACGGGCAGCTCGCGTACAGCACCGCGCTGTTCCGGGAGGACACGGCGCGGCGGCTGGTGGGATGCCTGGAGACGCTCCTGCGGGCGGCGGTCGCCGACCCCGGGCTGCCGATCTCCCGGTTGCCGCTGCTCGGCCCGGACGAGCGGCGGCGCGTGCTGGCCCTCGGGGTCGCCGAGCCGGCGCCGCCCGCCGGGATCCGGCTGCTGCACGAGGTCGTCGCCGGGCAGGATCCCGAAGCGGTCGCGGTGGTGGCGGGGGACGTCTCGCTCACGTACGGCGAGCTCGGCACCCGCGCCGATCGGCTGGCCCGGCGGCTGCGGGCCCTCGGCGCCGGGCCCGGGGAACGGGTGGCGGTGTGCCTGGAGCAGTCGGCCGGACTGGCCGTGGCGGTGCTCGGCGTGCTCAAGGCGGGGGCCGCGTATCTGCCGCTGGATCCGGAGCATCCGGGGGAGCGGCTGGCGTATGTGGTGAGCGACGCCGGAGTGCGGATCGCGGTGACCGATGCGTCCTCCAGGGGGCGGTTGCCCGACGGGCTGGTCACGGTCGGCCTCGACGAGCCCGACGGGGATCTCGACGGCCACGAGGTGGTGCCCGTCGACGTGACGCCCGACGACCTGGCCTATGTCATCTACACGTCCGGCACCACCGGCCGGCCCAAGGGCGTCGCGATCCAGCATCGGCAGGCGCTCGTCTATCTCGCGGGCCTGCGGGAGCGGCTGGAGATCGAACCCGGCGGTTCGTACGGGCTGCTGCAGTCGCTGGCCTTCGACTTCGGGGTGACGGTCTTCTACGCGTGCCTCATGACCGGCGGGACGCTGCACATCATCGCGCCGCGCACGGCAGGGCATGAGCTGGCCGAGTACGTCCGGGACGCCGGCATCGACTACCTCAAGATCACTCCGTCTCATCTGGCCGCGTTACAGGCCGACGTGCTGCCGCGCAAGCTGCTGATCCTCGGCGGTGAGGCGGCGCCACGCGACTGGGCCGAGGAGCTGGCCGCGTCCGGGCGCTGCCGGGTCGTCAACCACTACGGGCCGACCGAGGCGACGGTGGGCGTCACCACATACCCGGTCGAGGGCACCGGCGGCACGACCACCACGCTGCCCATCGGCCGGCCGCTGCCGGGGGCTCGGGCGTACGTCCTGGACGAGCATCTGGAGCCGGTGCCGATCGGCGTCGCCGGGGAGCTGTACCTCGGCGGGGACCGGCTGGCCAGGGGGTATCTCGACCGTCCCGCCCTGACCGCGGAGCGGTTCCTGCCCGATCCGTACGGTCCGGCAGGCGCGCGCATGTACCGGACCGGTGACCTGGCCCGGCACCTTCCCGACGGGAACCTGGAGTTCCTCGGCCGCCGCGACCTGCAGGTGAAGATCCGTGGCTACCGGGTGGAGCTGGCCGAGGTCGAATCGGTGCTCGGGGGGTGTCCCGGTGTGACGTCGGCGATCGCCGACATGCGCGGCGGCCTGCTCGTGGCGTACCTCGTCGGTGAGCCCGGCGCCGAGAACCGGCCGGAGGCCGCCGAGGTGCGGACGTGGCTGGCCGAGCGGCTGCCCGACTACATGATCCCCGCCAGATACGTGTGGCTGGACCAGCCGCCGCCGCTGAAGTCGCACGGCAAGGTGGACCGGGCCGCCCTGCCCGACCCGGCGCCGGAGACGACCGGCCGGTTCGAGCCGCCGCGGACCGCCGCCGAACAGACCGCCGCCGCCGTGTGGGCCGAGCTGCTCGGCGTCCCCGAGGTCGGCGCCACGGACGACTTCTTCGAGCTCGGCGGGCACTCCCTGCTGGCCATGCGGGTGGTGGCCCGGCTCAGGCAGGTGGCGCCGGAGCGTACCGTCACCGTGCTCGACCTGTTCAAGCACCGCACCGTGCGGGAGCTGGCCGCGCTGCTGGAGTCGGCCGGTGAGGGCCCGCGCCGCCTGCTGCACCGGCTCACGCCCGCCAGGACGGCCGCCTCGACGGTGATCTGCGCGCCGTACGGGGGCGGCAGCGCGGTCATCTACCAGCCGCTGGCGGACGCCCTGCCGGCCGACTGGGCGCTGTACTCGATCGCTGTGCCCGGCCACGAGCTGGGCGAGGAGGCCCGGCCGCTGGACGAGGTCGCCGACGGGTGCGTCCAGGAGATCCTCGACGGCATCGAGGGCCCCGTCACCCTGTACGGCCACTGCGGCCTCGGCGTGATGCTGATCGCGGAGATCGCCCGCCGGCTGGAGGACGCCGGCCGCGAGGTCGAGGCGGTGTACCTCGGCGGCGTCTTCCCGTTCGCCCGTCCCCGCGGCCGCCTCGCCGGCCTGACCGAGCTCATGGAGCGCATCCGGGGCGACCAGGCCTGGATCGACGACCTGCGGGCCGCCGGCCTGGACGTGGAGGACGTCGGCCGCGACCAGCTCGACCTCATGGTCCGCAACCGGCGGCGCGGCACCCGGCAGGCGGAGCGGTACTTCACCCGCATGTTCGAGGAGGCCGCGGCCCCGCTGCGGGCGCCGGTGATCGCGCTGGCCGGCGAGCGCGACCCGGCGATGGAGTTCTACCAGGAGCGCTACCGCGAATGGCACGTGCTGTCGGAGCAGACCGCCCTGGTCGTGCTGGACGAGGCGGGGCACTTCTTCCTGAAATATCGGGCCGAGGAACTGGCGGCCATCGTGACCGGCACGCACCGCGCCATCGGCGGGGGGCGGGCCGATCGGCTGGCACGTACACCGCGATCGACGTGGTGGCTGGAGGGCGTGTCCTCGGGAGATTCCCCGGCCTCCGGCACCTCCGGGGCTCGTCGGGTGCGGCCGAGCATGGGGCGGTTCACGCTGGTCGCGGCCGGCCAGCTGGTGTCGATCCTGGGGTCGGCGCTGACCGAGTTCGCCGTGCCGCTGTGGATCTACACGACCACCGGCTCGCTGGTGAACTTCGCGCTGTTCGCGGTGCTCGGGCTGCTGCCGGGCATGCTGGTCGCACCGCTCGCCGGAGCCATCGTGGACCGGCACGACCGGCGCGTGGTGATGCTCGCCGGGGACGTCACCGCGGGCGGCGTGCAGTTGATCCTGGGAGTGTTGCTGTGGACCGGCAACCTGGAGATCTGGCACGTCTACCCGCTGCTCGCGCTGCTGTCGGTCGCGCTGACCTTCCAGCGCCTCGCGTACGGCTCGGCGATCCCGCAACTCGTCCCCAAGCGGTTCCTCGGCCACGCCAACGGGGTGGTGCAGCTCGTCACCGGTACGGCCCAGGTGGCGGTGCCGCTGGTCGCGGTCGGGCTGATGGCGGTCATCGGGCTGGAGGGCATCCTGATCATCGACGTGCTGTCGTACGGCTTCGCGATCGCGGTCCTGCTGGCGGTCCGGTTCCCCCGGAGCATGGCGTGGCGGCGGCGCGAGACGGTCATGGCGGAGATCGCCGGCGGCTGGCGGCTGACCTGGGGGAATCGGGGCTTCCGCGGGATGTTGGTGTTCTTCGCCGTCCTGAACGTGTTCCTGTCGCCGCTGTTCCTGATGATCTCGCCGCTGGTGTTGTCCTTCGCGACGCTGCGGGACGTCGGGCAGGTGTCACTGGCGGGCGGCATCGGCGTGCTGGCCGGTGGGCTGCTGATGGCCGTGTGGGGCGGGCCGCGCCGGCGGCGGTTGCGCGGGGTGCTGCTGTTCACGCTCGCGCTGGCGGTGTTCTGCGTGGTCGCCGGCGTACGGGCGGATCTGGTGCTGATCACCGCGGGGGCGTTCGGGATGTCGCTGTTCCTGACGCTGCTCAACGGGGTGTACGCGACGATCATTCAGGTCAAGGTGCCGCAGCGGTTCCACGGGCGGGTCATCGCGCTCAACACCCTCGTCGCCTGGTCCACGCTGCCGATCGGGTTCGGGCTGGTGGCGCCGTACGGGGCGGCGGTGTTCGACCCGCTGATGGCCCCCGACGGGCCGCTGGCCACGACGGCGGGGGCGTTGCTCGGAACGGGGGACGGGCGCGGGATCGGGCTGATGTACGTGGCCTTCGGGCTGGCCATCGCGCTGATCGCGGTGTGCGCGATGCGGGTGCGGGTGCTGGCACGCTTCGATGCCGAGGTGCCCGACGCGCTGCCCGATGATCTCGTCGGTATCCAGGAGCTGCGGCGGCGCGCCGGAGGAGAGTCATGA
- a CDS encoding phosphopantetheine-binding protein: MLKERVAALVAQASDGELTTAEVLAADCALTALGLTSLGHIRLIDAIEDEFGVDIELGGLDTLDGLVGRLSPLVDRPS, encoded by the coding sequence ATGCTGAAGGAGCGCGTGGCCGCGCTGGTGGCCCAGGCCAGCGACGGCGAACTCACCACGGCGGAGGTGCTGGCGGCCGACTGCGCGCTGACGGCGCTCGGCCTCACCTCGCTGGGCCACATCCGGCTGATCGACGCGATCGAGGACGAGTTCGGCGTCGACATCGAACTCGGCGGCCTCGACACGCTCGACGGGCTGGTCGGCCGGCTGTCCCCGTTGGTGGACCGCCCGTCATGA
- a CDS encoding non-ribosomal peptide synthetase yields MSDDTTPPPRGAVNGGAGTIWRWLDQAPDAVAVTGPDGQVTYRELHRRVEDLAAVLRGHGVGPGVPVGLCVERTTGMLVAMLAVWAAGGAYVPLDPAFPAERLRMMRQDAGIGLVLTQAGVDPALLDGVPAVLTLSPGGRPLNGAFTSAPLLAADMERLAYLMFTSGSTGRPKGVAVPHRAVANLLEAFAELLPIGPEDRWLAVTTLSFDISVLELLLPLFTGGRVVIAATGEVSDGWALRERALAEGVTIMQATPAGWRILLESGGIPAAIRTRLCGGEALPRDLADALLADGADVWNVYGPTETTVWSTAGRVRPGPEAVDLGSPIRRTAVHLLDENGTPVADGEIGEVHIGGAGVARGYHGLPGQTAARFLPDPYAGTPGARMYATGDLARVTPAGRLEYLGRADQQVKIHGFRIELGEIEATLRAAAEVKDAAVAVRDGRLVAYLVPRAQAVDWAALRERLRASLPDYMIPVRHTTLTSLPLTPNGKLDRGALPSPSWTRPGTAAFRAPVTTVESDLAEIWAEVLGATEPIGADDDFFELGGHSLAAMQLIARVQAKYGLEVPILVLFEHPTIAGFAARLDDMDDADLSLADVAALRDQLDGLSAEELQGLFDDPAAGS; encoded by the coding sequence TTGAGTGACGACACGACGCCGCCCCCGCGGGGGGCGGTGAACGGCGGAGCGGGCACGATCTGGCGGTGGCTGGACCAGGCGCCCGACGCCGTGGCCGTGACCGGCCCCGACGGCCAGGTGACCTACCGGGAGCTGCACCGGCGCGTCGAGGACCTCGCCGCCGTGCTGCGCGGGCATGGCGTCGGTCCCGGGGTGCCCGTGGGGCTGTGCGTGGAGCGGACCACCGGGATGCTCGTGGCGATGCTCGCCGTGTGGGCCGCGGGCGGGGCATACGTACCGCTGGATCCGGCGTTTCCGGCCGAACGGCTGCGGATGATGCGCCAGGACGCGGGCATCGGCCTGGTGCTGACCCAGGCGGGTGTCGATCCCGCACTGCTGGACGGCGTTCCCGCCGTGCTCACGCTCTCACCCGGGGGCCGGCCGCTGAACGGCGCTTTCACCTCGGCACCCCTGCTTGCCGCCGACATGGAACGTCTGGCGTACCTGATGTTCACCTCGGGGTCCACCGGTCGCCCGAAGGGGGTGGCGGTGCCGCATCGCGCCGTGGCGAACCTGCTGGAGGCGTTCGCCGAACTGCTGCCGATCGGGCCGGAGGATCGGTGGCTGGCCGTCACCACGCTGTCGTTCGACATCTCGGTCCTGGAGTTGCTGCTGCCCCTGTTCACGGGAGGGCGGGTGGTCATCGCGGCCACCGGCGAGGTCTCCGACGGGTGGGCGCTGCGCGAACGGGCCCTCGCCGAGGGAGTCACGATCATGCAGGCGACGCCGGCGGGCTGGCGGATCCTGCTGGAGTCCGGCGGAATCCCTGCGGCGATCAGGACCCGGTTGTGCGGTGGTGAGGCGCTGCCCCGCGATCTCGCGGACGCGCTGCTGGCGGACGGCGCCGACGTGTGGAACGTCTACGGCCCCACGGAGACCACCGTGTGGTCCACGGCCGGCAGGGTACGGCCGGGACCCGAGGCCGTGGATCTCGGCTCGCCCATCCGGCGGACCGCGGTTCACCTGCTGGACGAGAACGGAACGCCGGTCGCCGACGGGGAGATCGGCGAGGTGCACATCGGCGGCGCGGGCGTCGCCCGGGGATACCACGGGCTGCCCGGTCAGACGGCCGCGCGTTTCCTGCCCGACCCGTACGCCGGCACCCCCGGCGCCCGTATGTACGCCACGGGCGACCTGGCCAGAGTCACGCCCGCCGGCCGGCTGGAGTACCTCGGCCGCGCCGACCAGCAGGTCAAAATCCACGGATTCCGCATCGAACTCGGCGAGATCGAGGCCACCCTGCGCGCGGCCGCCGAGGTCAAGGACGCCGCGGTCGCCGTCCGCGACGGGCGTCTGGTGGCCTACCTGGTCCCGCGGGCGCAGGCCGTGGACTGGGCCGCGCTCCGCGAACGACTACGCGCATCGCTCCCCGACTACATGATCCCGGTCCGGCACACGACCCTGACGTCCCTGCCGCTCACGCCCAACGGCAAGCTCGACCGCGGCGCCCTGCCCTCCCCGTCGTGGACGCGCCCCGGCACCGCCGCCTTCCGCGCCCCGGTCACCACGGTCGAGTCCGACCTCGCCGAGATCTGGGCGGAGGTGCTCGGCGCCACGGAGCCCATCGGCGCCGACGACGACTTCTTCGAGCTCGGCGGCCATTCCCTCGCCGCGATGCAGCTCATCGCCAGGGTCCAGGCCAAGTACGGCCTGGAGGTGCCGATCCTCGTCCTGTTCGAGCATCCGACGATCGCCGGGTTCGCCGCCCGGCTCGACGACATGGACGACGCCGATCTCAGCCTGGCCGATGTCGCCGCGCTGCGCGACCAGCTGGACGGCCTCAGCGCCGAGGAGCTCCAGGGGCTGTTCGACGACCCGGCGGCCGGGTCATGA
- a CDS encoding class I adenylate-forming enzyme family protein, with translation MIVPELLARRATEEPGQVALEVAGGGTLTFAEWQARAEELARGLVRRGVRRGDRVGLLFGAENWTDFAVAYCAAQLAGGVAVPISDRLAPAEVAYMLEHCSATGVLHAGPAAPPDGGYWSAVPAELEPGSREPEPPRPGDLAQILYTSGTTGRPKAVAATHANLTYGSATRANRRRFGHSRLLLHAFPIGTNAGQAMLINALDARPAVLTLARFTPGRFARLIESRRVGTVFLVPAMALELLNAGLHERHDFSGVVLLGSAASTLPAALCARLAAAFPKATVTNYYTSTEAAPAQTVMIYDPSRPAALGRPALGSGLRVTGPDGGPLAAGETGEIWLRSPAAARSYYRDQQASAHTFRDGWVRMGDLGYLDADGYLYLVDRESDVVKSGAYKVSTVQVEAALHEHPDVAEAAVTGVPHPVLGTVLAAAVVPRARAPRMTELRAFLMTRLASHELPARVIFVDRLPRNHSGKVVKSDLRDLLNEEQADLVVEAGPAEQAGPMEKASSVEKEGGR, from the coding sequence ATGATCGTTCCGGAGTTGCTCGCCAGGCGGGCCACGGAGGAGCCCGGGCAGGTCGCGCTGGAGGTCGCCGGGGGCGGCACGCTGACCTTCGCGGAATGGCAGGCGCGGGCTGAGGAGCTGGCGCGCGGGCTGGTCCGGCGCGGGGTGCGGCGGGGCGATCGGGTGGGCCTGCTCTTCGGGGCCGAGAACTGGACCGACTTCGCCGTGGCCTACTGCGCCGCGCAGCTCGCCGGCGGGGTGGCCGTGCCGATCTCCGATCGGCTCGCTCCGGCCGAGGTGGCGTACATGCTGGAGCACTGCTCGGCGACCGGCGTACTGCACGCCGGGCCGGCCGCGCCGCCGGACGGCGGGTACTGGAGCGCCGTACCGGCCGAACTGGAGCCCGGTTCGCGGGAACCCGAGCCGCCAAGGCCGGGGGATCTGGCGCAGATCCTCTATACCTCGGGCACCACCGGCCGGCCCAAGGCGGTGGCGGCCACCCACGCCAACCTCACCTACGGCAGCGCCACCCGGGCCAATCGCCGCAGGTTCGGGCATTCGCGGCTGCTGCTGCATGCCTTCCCGATCGGCACCAACGCCGGCCAGGCCATGCTGATCAACGCGCTGGACGCGCGGCCGGCGGTGCTGACCCTGGCGCGGTTCACCCCGGGCAGGTTCGCCAGGCTGATCGAGTCGCGGCGGGTGGGGACCGTGTTCCTGGTGCCCGCGATGGCCCTTGAGCTGCTCAACGCCGGGCTGCACGAACGTCACGACTTCTCCGGCGTGGTCCTGCTCGGGTCGGCGGCGTCGACGCTGCCGGCGGCGCTGTGCGCGCGGCTGGCGGCGGCGTTCCCCAAGGCGACCGTGACGAACTACTACACCTCGACCGAGGCGGCGCCCGCCCAGACCGTCATGATCTACGACCCGTCGCGGCCCGCGGCCCTGGGCCGGCCGGCGCTCGGCAGCGGGCTGCGGGTCACCGGTCCCGACGGCGGGCCACTGGCGGCCGGGGAGACGGGGGAGATCTGGCTGCGCTCCCCGGCCGCCGCGCGCTCGTACTACCGGGATCAGCAGGCCAGCGCGCACACCTTCCGGGACGGGTGGGTGCGGATGGGCGATCTGGGCTACCTCGACGCGGACGGTTACCTGTATCTCGTCGATCGGGAGAGCGACGTCGTCAAGTCCGGGGCGTACAAGGTGTCGACCGTGCAGGTGGAGGCCGCGCTGCACGAACACCCGGACGTGGCCGAGGCGGCGGTCACCGGCGTGCCGCACCCGGTGCTGGGCACCGTACTGGCCGCCGCCGTCGTGCCCCGCGCGCGGGCGCCGCGCATGACGGAGCTACGGGCCTTTCTCATGACCCGGCTGGCCTCCCACGAACTGCCGGCACGAGTGATCTTCGTGGACCGCCTGCCCAGAAACCACTCGGGCAAGGTCGTCAAGTCCGATCTGCGCGACCTCCTGAACGAGGAGCAGGCGGACCTTGTGGTGGAAGCGGGCCCGGCGGAGCAGGCGGGCCCCATGGAGAAAGCGAGCTCTGTGGAGAAAGAAGGCGGAAGATGA
- a CDS encoding condensation domain-containing protein, translating to MTGSWPASPAQQGMWLTERAGVAGRAFHMPLAVWLDGPLDVTALGEACEEVARRHPVLGGVLAEDGGELRVVPHAVPPMREGGDLQEELAGPVDPVEGPAARFTLIREDAKRHVLLFQAHHAVFDGESKDILLRDLAAWYGGAAPAPLAATYPEVAIEQQVRLADALPDARRYWQDRWQDQRELRLPGLTGVSVAAAPGSALDFVVEDLGGLAERLEVTRFEAVLAAFVALLHAYGNARPAVGVDLSTRTERSRDHVGTFVNELPVIGAPEGDTFGEFARNLRGDLRRLYRHREVPLARAVDGIGPRAALTPVSLSYRRRPETSPLFPGLGTSVEWMMFNGWVRNTLHLQVVDDQAGTAARLQYNPALLDRTGAERIREHLVMLLTAVAADPEAPLDRLPLPGPVPAASAVTAAAVTVKDGPVDADLVREIQAIFAKELELDEVEPDEDLFDLGGHSLTITQIMARTQERLGVELSFEVFIDDATAMGIAAEVARLREQAC from the coding sequence ATGACCGGATCGTGGCCGGCCTCCCCTGCGCAGCAGGGGATGTGGCTCACCGAGCGGGCCGGGGTCGCCGGGCGGGCCTTTCACATGCCGCTGGCCGTGTGGCTGGACGGGCCGCTTGACGTGACAGCCCTGGGGGAGGCGTGTGAGGAGGTGGCGCGCAGGCACCCCGTGCTGGGCGGCGTGCTCGCCGAGGACGGCGGTGAGCTGCGGGTGGTGCCCCATGCGGTGCCGCCGATGCGCGAAGGCGGCGATCTTCAGGAGGAGCTGGCCGGGCCGGTCGATCCGGTCGAAGGACCCGCGGCGCGGTTCACGCTGATCCGGGAGGACGCCAAGCGGCATGTGCTGCTGTTCCAGGCCCATCACGCGGTGTTCGACGGGGAGTCCAAGGACATTCTGCTGCGGGATCTGGCCGCCTGGTACGGGGGCGCGGCGCCGGCGCCGCTGGCGGCGACGTACCCGGAGGTGGCGATCGAGCAGCAGGTCAGGCTCGCGGACGCGCTGCCGGACGCGCGGCGCTACTGGCAGGACCGGTGGCAGGACCAGCGGGAGCTGCGCCTGCCCGGCCTGACCGGTGTGTCCGTGGCCGCGGCGCCCGGCTCCGCCCTCGACTTCGTCGTCGAGGACCTCGGCGGGCTCGCCGAGCGGCTGGAGGTCACCCGTTTCGAGGCGGTGCTGGCCGCGTTCGTCGCGCTGCTGCACGCGTACGGCAACGCGCGGCCCGCGGTCGGCGTGGATCTGTCCACGCGGACCGAGCGGAGCCGGGACCACGTGGGCACCTTCGTCAACGAGTTGCCCGTGATCGGGGCGCCCGAGGGGGACACGTTCGGCGAGTTCGCCCGGAACCTGCGGGGCGACCTGCGGCGGTTGTACCGGCATCGCGAGGTTCCGCTGGCCAGAGCCGTGGACGGGATCGGCCCGCGCGCCGCGCTCACCCCCGTGTCGCTCAGCTACCGACGGCGGCCCGAGACGAGCCCGCTGTTCCCCGGGCTGGGCACGTCGGTGGAGTGGATGATGTTCAACGGGTGGGTGCGCAACACGCTCCACCTGCAGGTCGTCGACGACCAGGCGGGTACGGCGGCGCGGCTGCAGTACAACCCGGCACTCCTCGACCGGACGGGGGCCGAGCGGATCCGGGAGCACCTGGTCATGCTGCTGACGGCGGTCGCCGCGGATCCGGAGGCGCCGCTGGACCGGCTGCCGCTGCCCGGCCCCGTTCCGGCGGCGTCCGCCGTCACCGCCGCTGCCGTCACGGTCAAGGACGGGCCGGTGGACGCCGATCTCGTACGGGAGATTCAGGCGATCTTCGCCAAGGAGCTCGAACTGGACGAGGTGGAACCCGACGAGGACCTGTTCGATCTCGGCGGCCACTCCCTCACGATCACCCAGATCATGGCCAGGACCCAGGAGCGGCTCGGCGTGGAGCTCTCCTTCGAGGTGTTCATCGACGACGCCACCGCGATGGGCATCGCGGCGGAGGTCGCCCGACTGCGGGAGCAGGCATGCTGA